The nucleotide window AGAAAATTAGTCACAAATACTTGACCCCATCAAATTACAGAACAGTTGGttaactaattattaaaaaagtatcaaattCAATAATCTAAAGATTTAAACATCATATATGAGATTGGAAGGATAATAAGTACTACACtggtttaaaaaaatcaactattttttttccttcCAATGTAACtgatttcaaataacaaataattaaataatagacATAATTGCATCAAAAATCTTTTCAGTACTTTTGACTACATTGAAATCAGTATTTAACGCTTTCATTCGAATCGTgcataaaacataattttttctcaatgaaTTTGGAAggtaaaaaatgagaaaaatcacgaaaaatatgttgttttatgtttttaagacagttattttataaaaaactataaaagattGTGAAAGTCATCATAGATTATTTGGGTTGAACTTTTACTGCGAATAACTTTTAACTTGACTTTAACTTTAAATTgacttggaaaaaaattattttagaccttttttgtaggccgtttaatttcctacaaaaatatCTATTCCTTTTTACTACACACTAATTCGTTGAAATACATTAAAAtcccaaaaaaaattacaatgcgccattctaaatattaatattaagagCTCAAACTTAACTAGTATTTTTTTCGTCATCttgaatgatattttcatagtagtaataaaaataaagtttttttgtcCCTCCCTTGTCAGTATGTTGTGATTGATTCAAAATAAGTAGTTTAGTTTTATACCTCTAGATAATGTCAATTTGGGCAGAAAATCTAATATCATTGTGAACCTCTATATAGATGAACTGTAGGTTCGAACCAAAAAGAATTAGTGAGAAAATACTAAAGTAATTTTCTATACATGCTCATAGGCTCCAAGTATTAAACTATTCAaggaaattttattcaatatataaaattgataggAGAAGACCATATCACAAGAAGCACCAATAGTTTAGAGATATCAGAAATTTATGTTGTGTCAACAACATTTAGATAATAGTCAGACACTCTACAAGTTACTCAAACTAGAAGAGCAGAAAAGTAAATTTCAGATCACATGTTACACTCTCGATTACTCTTTGAGATACAAACTAGGCTCATTTATGATTTTGAGTCATGTTTTTTCCTTCTAATCTAAAGAAGTTAGCAATTATGTGTAAAAGttaagaaatttagaaaatttagtcAGTTGGTGATTCAATGGATAGAGTTCTATAGCTTACCTAAGACTTTAGTATATAAATAGGAATGATATAAGTAAGTAAAATAGCTCTTAAACATACCCTCCATCACAAATTTCATCCATTGCCAGCATAAGAATATCCATAGACTCTAAAAATACCTTTTTCTCCATGTTCTTCTTCAATATTTGATTAACTGTGTCATACAAGCAATTCAATACACTCATAAGAATTATCTGAAACGTTCATTTCtgtaaaattccaaaatatattttaaatagaactacCTTACCTCATTTTCATGTGAGCTACCCATAACATAAAAGAATAAATCTACATTACTCTTATAAACACATGTTAAACCATCTAACatgataatttcattattttctctatgagttttattaaataaatttttctcgaAAGCTTTCTCCTCTTTTGTTGTTGGAAAcacttttttatcaaagtatTTAGCTAATAGTCTGTTACCGTCATAATCTAATATCGCTATTCCTTTTATTGTATACAATGTAGGTTCCTACAAAAGTTTTCATTATAGAACAAAATTCATAACATGTATTGCATTTGAATCACAGAAGATATACAATAATCTATTTAAGTAGCATAATACATACTAATAACGATCCCTCcattattaaaaactttaaatATGTACACGTAACCCTAAATAGTgtaatgttttttctttcactacattgacattgacataatTATTCAATCAATGAAAATTGTAGAGCAGTACAAAGAGTGCATTCCATCAAGCACGTTCAAGACCACGATCTTTCCCGTTCCACTCAGTCCAGAGCGTTATAATTGTAAACCCAAGTGGAATGGATTACGAGGCGTTTTGAGCATTGAGATAAACCTTAAGGAATAacaatacagaaaaaataaagcgaaagTTTTAAGAgtatatgttataatttgtaagttattgaatttttaagtGAAATGCTTAACTGatttacattaaagtaaaatcaaaatatgttcTGCGGCGATAGTAAAATGTTTGGTGGTGCGTCACAAGAAtgcttcaaaagtacttataataCCCCATAccgcatcaaataatgagataaattCTCATGGTTGCAATCTGCGTTgcattagttttaaaaattccgCTAATTCTTTCAAAGCTCACTTCGACCCACCTCTTGACAAGGGTCGGCATAAGCGTAAGTCATGACGTCATGAGTGACGTTCTCGCCGTGACCACAACGATTATACTCCCAAGAGTATTCCAGGCACCGCGCCGTGAACGCTTCGTGGAATGCACCCAAAACAACATACTCGAAACCACGCTCAAGACTGCCAAATTACCGTTCTGTGATTGACTACCTAAGAGGTTCACACTGTTCACAGATTATAGaactgtaaaaaatatcattgataTTGTAAAGTTTAATTCTAATAATAGGTGAATTTCTTTATGTATTTTTTGAGGTACAAGATAGTTATGAaagaatttttcacataatctatgaaaactcattttgaaaatgacaaatcaaattatttttctataccCTTATAACAACATATTAGACtccgttttaaaaataaattttcccaccaaacTCCCCTTATGACCGACAACGATTTATATTAGCAATTGGACAATGCCGGCCGTTATTGTAATATTATCGAAAGGAttcaaattagaatatttttaacgaaatgATGGAGCCTTATTACAAAAcgttttcgataaaatgtagTCGAGTGGGATTGGAGGGAAAATGGGTAAATAATTCAGTTTGGTCCTAAAAAATTGCTGTAGGCAGAGATTGACTATTATTGTGTTAAAATTGCAACAGAATTTGTAAATTATCGGAATAATTTACATATCACTAtgcaatattttctaataaataaaagaagcaATAAAAAACTGCTACTTACGATACGTactaaattttacttaaataatattatggTAAACGTAATATATGATAAATCGTTGTCGTGTGTGTTGGCCTTTAGGATTTGGCAGAATTTACCAGGCCGGTTAATAATCCGCGTCGTCTGCATGGAATAAAGGAATAAACCACATACCGTAAACATAGGTTAAATTGAGTGTAAGTTTGTAGGCTTAGGCTTGTTCATATTTGTACTCAAGTATCATAAAGACGAacagttattttataaataataacataaagatataaaatttttcattcaatttaaaataaatcatagtAAGTAgtaaaatatgtcaaaaagtGGAGTTGGTGGAAGAGGTAGAGGATGgttacatttaaataaaaatcaaaatgcagCTCCAAACCCGGCACCGATACAAGTAGCAGATAACCCAAAAAATATTACTGTAATTGGAGACGAGTCTAAATTTACCGACGTAAATGAACATGAATTCAAAGATTTGATCAGTAAAATTAGGGAAATTAAAGTTACCGATGatggaataaaatttaatcaaaagatcaaatatattttagagaATTGGAAACAAGATTGTCAGAACAGTGAAGAAGTAGAGTAAGTATagattttacgaaaattcactattctatttttattacaattttagaAATAGATCCAATAAATAAGTATAAATCATTGagtatatatataatgtatttaaaattgatattaataaattggaaaagtaattttttaattatgttatctttataataattttatcaggAGAAGCTTTGATGCATTGTATCAAGGATGTTTGAATGATGAAGAATTAGCTTCTAAACTAGTAGTAATGGTTTCTTCAAGATCTTTTATATCACAAGAAGTTCACGATCAAAATATAcgtctaatatttttgaagaaattacaaaatgattttgaaggtaaatatatatttgtttgaaaatgaaatagttAATAACTATTTTCAGGGTGTAAAATTGTGTCCAAGGCAAATCCAACAGCATTTAGAAACGGTGTGAGAATGCTAGGAGAGTTTTTTCATAAAGCTAGATTAGTAAATGGTCAACCTTTCACGTTTATGCTGACACCATTATTATCTTACCTTGAAATGTTACTGGAATCAGCACATGCTCTAGATCTGCAACAATTTACATTCCAGGTACCTAATAAGTTGAATAACTACAACCAatatagtattttgaaattctgttatattttagatttttttgaatGGTGCTGCAATTAAAACAGAATATTCTGATAAGTTAGCTGAACTATTTAATAAAACTAGAATGTTTCTTACatcagataaaaaaatatcgaaagaaGGAAAATTGTGGCTTCTATTGTCACTGGAAATATATAACAACAAATTTGGGATGTTGCCTATTGaagtattcaaattttatcaagaaCAACTTGGTGGATCTGCAATGGCTGGTTTTCAAGCAAGTATTTCATCAAGTTTCTTtgactttttacttcttaggcctttttatatgtttttcttaataatttttcttgattttgggtctcttttcatagaaaattagttacaaaaaacaaagagacctaaaatcaaagacagtttatcaaaagaaaaatgtttatttgtatcatgTAGTTGAGTTTCTGTTGGGTAACATTAACCTGCAGAGTTCCAGTTTAGTtcatcttatattttttatccacTAGTTCATCAAGTGATTAATAAGGAAAGTTgacaataataatgaataaatataacaGACTCAATTGACTGTATGTGTATTCTTTTCACTATGTTTTGACGTCAGTCTTAGGGCAGAGGATAGCGAAGGGGTAGCAATaatcaaagttcaataactAACTGAAATTactatatattcatatataccAACAAAACTATAtgcaaaatgtaaaattaaactAAGTCGCGTGTGCCGAATCTCTAAGAGCAGCGTAGCTTCGTTGAGATATAGAAGTTAGAGATCTGCCCACTTCACTGTCCCGAGGAAGACTGTTTAACAGTTCCATCCAATGTTTTACCTGGATTCATATAATGATTAGAAAGGGTGTCCTAAAACAATGTAAAAGGTATAGGGACGTTGaaatgttggtttttcctaaaacgcgCCACAAGGTTTGGAAATTAAAGTTATAATAGAAGAGTAACTTGGAATTACCAAAAGGGAatccaaaaattgttttattgattaagTTGTTCAGGTAAACATTTGAGGgatgaaaaatatgatgaatgaAAGTGCAcatgtattaaataattttaaatgcgAGAGCCCTTGGCGTGGTCgctacataaatataaatatacactatgaaactttatttaaacTCAGGTTCATCAATCAATaagtgattttatcatttaattttattttgatatggaTTTTGTTGATTACATAGTAGATTGTGATGAGGACATTGATCTTGTGAAATTCATTCAACTTCCTATGTAGTAAGAGAAAGAGTcgataattttgagaaataggATGAGCATGATTTTAATGCAAGATTCAAATGAATAAAGgcattattttgttaatattaaaactatttgAAGAGTCACTGTTCTCccttttccaattaatttttattcaaactgaaatatattatataaattgaaaaggGTACTTTTCATTGAATATCCGAATTGTATCATCCacaaatctcaaaattttggaCTGTGGTACATTGGCCAGGCTCTGCCCAAGATCAATATATATAGATgacaatcaatatatttatttgactaTCTGAAAATTAGATTTGAGAATCACCATTATTACAGCTGCTAAAACTTCTGTTTTGCTTTCAAGTCCATTTTTAGGGTTTTCACAGTGTTCCATcagttcttttattttcaatcatattcttttgtttgttttaatagtAAAGTTTTCTCTTTGAGAGTAAAATTACTACTTTGCTTCTTAGTATTAGTAATTTCCATTTGTTTAGAATGAATTTCACTCACCAGTTGAAATTATCAAAGCTTGCACAGACCAAAAACCAAATATATatcacaaaatataatatttatattcagaTGTCAGTTAAAACTAAGAGATAATTATCTCAGAATTTAAccaattgataaaatttattgtgttATTGATAAACCCAATTTCCAATAATAACTGATAGTTAAGACTATCTTACCAGCAATACAAAATTGTTTAGGGTGGCTGAAAACAAGGATTAGCTCGACATTGTGATGGCTAATGTGAGGGAGACCTGACAAGACACAAAAAGAGGAAGCAGAAGAAAATAAGACAAATGGACGAGAAAATGGATCTAAATATCTTTTTGGAGACCAGACAACATACTAGGATTACTAGGTAATTACAACCTGAAGATATCGGAAGAATATAATGCACTATATAACTATACTGGAGAGAACAGAAACTTACCTACAATTGAATTTATAAGAATATTAAGAATAACAGAACTACTCGTGTCAGAGAGAGTCCTTGAAAACTAGTGGATGGATGTGGATGCATATATACATACGTTCATAAATCTAATATGAATAACATATTTTCCCTCataaaataatgatgatttATGAAAGAAGCTGTtgatatacaaaacaaaattgtgtAATCAAAGTTGTAAACGATTTTAGTGGACAATATTATCTATTTCATATGACTTCTGATTACTTAAAGTTTAACTGAAATCCAAAAAACTTACTATAGATAATGTGTACTTTGGTAAGATACTTCACAAAATACCCTGAAATTCTGagaaaattgatattatcaCAAGATACATTCTATTATAATGTATGAACTGAAATATTCAACAATCAATATATTATAGAGAGTGCCTTACAAGAAATTggaatcattataaaaattaacatacCTCCTCATAATATGAAATGATTTTGCTAACTTTGGAGTTTTACTTATTCAGTCACAGAATTAAAAGATTCGAACAAACCGAATCAATTTCACTTTCACAACTACTTCAATTGCCAATCTTATTTTGACACAGTCAGAAttaattgtaattaataaaCTGGCCCTgatttattcttcaatttacTTGAATTATTGACAACACTGTATTccattttcttgaatttttgcAAACAATAAAAACGGTACTTATATATGAGAGACAATACATGTTCTGGTGCTAAAGAGAGGCTCATTACAATATTCTGTTATATGATCTCAATAGTTGTGGATAAtgtaaaaatttagttttaaacaTTAACCATAATCGTAGAGTTCCAGACCAACAATTATTactttgttaattaaattaaagaGTTTTCTTTCCTTATTTTAATGCATGCACtccattttagaaaaaattatgatacaTTGTCatacaaaaaaacgaaattagaTACATATCTAAATtgttattcaaacaaattttaaattttttccaactttCCAATAGTTGCTTTTGTCAAGTTTGTTTGAACTTGATTGCAATTTTAAAGTTTGTGGATATAGACTTTTTTCATGAAAAGTgttttgtcaataaaaaatgaaacaatctaaaaataaattttcaagtgtaataattggtttttattGGATAGGATGTAATTTTCAATGCATAACAAGATTTAATCactcaataaaataatatatcagggattcaatttcttttgtacaaacttttttattgaagttaTACGTCTTTATGGCGATCTAAGTGTTTGAATTGAACTAAAATGAATACTTGTTTTAGGGTACACAACATACATTAAGTGTTCAAACTCCAGAAGATAACAAAACTTTAGAAAACTACCAGAGTAATGTTAACGTTCTACAGTTGTCAACCAAACCTGATGTTACTACAGACCAAAGTAACTCTGCGGTATCTTACTCTGACACAACAAACTCGAGTTGTTTTATATCAGATTCATCGAGTCATAATAATTCATCAAATTCTATTCATCGAGAAAAA belongs to Diorhabda carinulata isolate Delta chromosome X, icDioCari1.1, whole genome shotgun sequence and includes:
- the LOC130901784 gene encoding uncharacterized protein LOC130901784; translation: MSKSGVGGRGRGWLHLNKNQNAAPNPAPIQVADNPKNITVIGDESKFTDVNEHEFKDLISKIREIKVTDDGIKFNQKIKYILENWKQDCQNSEEVERSFDALYQGCLNDEELASKLVVMVSSRSFISQEVHDQNIRLIFLKKLQNDFEGCKIVSKANPTAFRNGVRMLGEFFHKARLVNGQPFTFMLTPLLSYLEMLLESAHALDLQQFTFQIFLNGAAIKTEYSDKLAELFNKTRMFLTSDKKISKEGKLWLLLSLEIYNNKFGMLPIEVFKFYQEQLGGSAMAGFQGTQHTLSVQTPEDNKTLENYQSNVNVLQLSTKPDVTTDQSNSAVSYSDTTNSSCFISDSSSHNNSSNSIHREKSKTQNSGSSSTKCGRPILGVGARLNKSKSNDSSNWRDRDNTTNSSGWGKKSGWGDGDKNSKGKKKGWEHDDRFENDYS
- the LOC130901004 gene encoding coatomer subunit zeta-1 is translated as MEGSLLEPTLYTIKGIAILDYDGNRLLAKYFDKKVFPTTKEEKAFEKNLFNKTHRENNEIIMLDGLTCVYKSNVDLFFYVMGSSHENEIILMSVLNCLYDTVNQILKKNMEKKVFLESMDILMLAMDEICDGGIIIDADPNSVVSRVALRNDDIPIGEQTVAQVFQSAKEQLKWSLLK